The Pseudomonas triclosanedens genome has a window encoding:
- a CDS encoding 3-oxoacid CoA-transferase subunit B: MNKLSRDQIAARVAADIPEGAYVNLGIGLPTLVANHLPADREVILHSENGILGMGKAPAPEEVDGDLINAGKQPVTLLEGGSFFHHADSFGMMRGGHLDVCVLGAFQVSTQGDLANWHTGAADAIPAVGGAMDLALGAKNVFVMMELLTKSGESKLVLQCTYPLTAMKCVSRVYTDVATFELSDGMVSARDLVEGVSVKQLEELVGFPINLLGQ; the protein is encoded by the coding sequence ATGAATAAGCTCAGTCGAGACCAGATTGCGGCTCGTGTTGCAGCGGATATTCCTGAAGGGGCTTACGTCAACTTGGGAATTGGCCTCCCCACCTTGGTCGCCAACCATCTGCCGGCTGATCGTGAAGTCATTCTGCACAGCGAGAATGGAATTCTCGGTATGGGTAAGGCTCCAGCCCCTGAGGAAGTTGACGGTGACCTGATTAACGCCGGCAAGCAGCCAGTCACTTTGCTTGAGGGTGGGTCATTCTTCCACCACGCAGACTCATTCGGAATGATGAGAGGTGGGCATCTAGACGTCTGTGTACTAGGAGCATTCCAGGTATCCACCCAAGGCGACTTGGCAAATTGGCATACCGGCGCTGCGGATGCGATTCCTGCTGTCGGTGGGGCGATGGACTTAGCTCTTGGCGCAAAGAATGTGTTCGTGATGATGGAGCTCCTCACAAAATCCGGGGAGAGCAAGCTGGTGCTGCAGTGCACTTACCCTCTCACCGCGATGAAGTGCGTGTCCAGGGTGTATACGGATGTGGCTACCTTTGAGCTTTCCGATGGGATGGTGTCAGCACGCGATCTGGTAGAGGGCGTTTCCGTAAAACAACTCGAAGAGCTCGTTGGCTTTCCTATCAATCTGCTGGGTCAATGA
- a CDS encoding 3-oxoacid CoA-transferase subunit A, which translates to MINKFCSSVEEAIAQITDGSRVMIGGFGPSGQPTELIDALIAHGAKDLTIINNNAGNGDTGLAALLKMKRVRKIICSFPRQADSYVFDDLYRKGEIELELVPQGNLAERIRAAGAGIGAFFSPTGYGSPLAEGVESREIDGRNYLIQYPIKADYALIRADRADRWGNLTYRKAARNFNPIMATAATTTIVQVRELVQLGELDPEAIVTPGIFVKHVVCTGEDVK; encoded by the coding sequence ATGATCAATAAATTCTGCTCAAGCGTCGAAGAAGCTATCGCCCAGATCACAGATGGCTCAAGGGTCATGATTGGTGGATTTGGCCCCTCAGGCCAGCCCACTGAGCTGATTGACGCCCTGATTGCACATGGCGCCAAAGACCTCACCATCATCAACAACAATGCTGGCAATGGCGACACCGGCCTCGCTGCGCTACTCAAGATGAAGCGCGTGCGCAAAATCATCTGCTCGTTTCCGCGCCAAGCGGATTCATATGTTTTCGATGACCTTTATAGAAAAGGTGAAATCGAACTTGAGCTAGTCCCCCAAGGCAACCTGGCGGAGCGAATCAGGGCTGCTGGCGCAGGCATCGGTGCTTTTTTCTCCCCAACTGGATATGGCTCTCCATTGGCAGAGGGAGTCGAATCTCGTGAGATCGATGGCCGCAACTACTTGATCCAGTATCCCATCAAGGCGGACTACGCACTGATCCGAGCGGATCGCGCAGACCGCTGGGGAAATCTGACGTATCGAAAGGCCGCCCGGAATTTCAATCCAATCATGGCAACCGCCGCTACAACAACCATCGTTCAGGTAAGAGAGCTGGTGCAGCTTGGCGAGCTTGATCCTGAGGCAATCGTGACGCCTGGAATTTTTGTTAAGCACGTCGTGTGTACCGGGGAGGACGTCAAATGA
- the pcaF gene encoding 3-oxoadipyl-CoA thiolase: protein MMDAFICDAIRTPIGRYGGALSSVRPDDLAALAIKALLRRNSQVEPGLVDEVVLGCANQVGEDSRNVARMAALLSGLPQSVAAVTLNRLCGSGMDAVGYTARTLHAGEAKIVIAGGVESMSRAPFVIPKADQAFSRSMEIYDTTIGWRFINPELRRRFGVDSMPETAENVARHYKISREDQDAFALASQSKAAAAQRDGAFDAEIVPVEIAQRRGPSIVIDKDEHPRATTLSQLSSLPSIVSSDGSITAGNASGVNDGAASLLLASEAGLSELGVSPFARILGMATAGVEPSVMGIGPIPATQKLLKQLRLTMDDFDLIELNEAFAAQALAVLRGLSLSDDDRRVNPNGGAIALGHPLGMSGARLVGSAAHTLKRTGGRLALCTMCVGVGQGIAIAIERV from the coding sequence TTGATGGACGCTTTTATCTGCGATGCGATACGCACCCCTATCGGAAGGTATGGCGGCGCCCTTTCCTCCGTACGCCCAGACGACCTCGCAGCTTTGGCAATCAAGGCGCTGCTTAGGCGGAATTCGCAGGTAGAACCAGGACTGGTTGATGAGGTCGTCCTGGGGTGTGCCAACCAGGTAGGAGAGGACAGTCGAAACGTTGCACGCATGGCTGCCTTGCTTTCAGGTTTGCCCCAAAGCGTTGCGGCTGTGACGCTCAATCGTCTGTGTGGCTCAGGGATGGATGCGGTTGGCTACACCGCACGCACCTTGCACGCCGGAGAAGCAAAGATCGTTATTGCCGGCGGAGTGGAGAGCATGAGCCGCGCTCCGTTCGTAATCCCCAAAGCGGATCAGGCGTTCAGCCGTAGCATGGAGATCTATGACACCACGATCGGTTGGCGTTTCATCAATCCGGAGCTCCGGCGTCGCTTCGGTGTGGACTCGATGCCTGAAACTGCGGAGAACGTTGCCAGGCACTACAAGATTTCACGTGAAGATCAGGATGCCTTTGCTTTAGCTAGCCAAAGCAAAGCTGCAGCCGCACAGCGCGATGGGGCGTTCGACGCAGAAATTGTTCCGGTTGAAATCGCGCAGCGGCGAGGCCCGAGCATCGTCATTGATAAGGACGAACACCCTCGTGCAACGACCTTGAGTCAGCTCAGTTCTCTTCCATCGATCGTGAGTTCGGATGGCAGCATCACCGCAGGCAACGCGTCAGGTGTCAATGACGGAGCAGCCAGTTTGCTACTCGCGTCTGAGGCAGGCCTCAGTGAGTTGGGCGTATCTCCTTTTGCTCGAATCCTGGGCATGGCAACTGCAGGTGTTGAGCCATCCGTGATGGGCATCGGCCCGATTCCTGCGACTCAAAAACTCCTGAAGCAGCTTCGTCTCACGATGGATGACTTCGACCTTATTGAGCTGAATGAGGCCTTTGCGGCTCAGGCTCTTGCAGTTCTGCGAGGCCTTTCGCTTTCGGACGATGATCGCCGTGTGAATCCGAACGGAGGGGCAATTGCCCTCGGCCACCCGTTAGGGATGAGCGGGGCGCGTCTCGTTGGCTCCGCTGCACACACCTTGAAGCGTACCGGAGGTCGTCTAGCCCTCTGCACGATGTGCGTGGGAGTGGGCCAGGGCATTGCTATTGCGATCGAACGGGTGTGA